gttccagatgggccaattacaagatcaagggccaagaagatcaaggaagcaatgcatggattggtgcaatccacttaggaTGAAGCCAGAAAGAGCTCAACaatgaagatgggtctgaaagaagaagaaccagctttgatccactttattcaagctgtggaaaacatgacttagagatacggcctattgttattggaggcttctaatttggttaaatgatttattttattagtttagaataagtgggcttgaagatgcttggctcacatgtcttatttcttatgaactatgtttttgggaaggccttgtattttggccaagggcttatttggaaagttacattttaggaactagggtttcatcaatttagtgcaggggttactgtagccgcgggtactgtagccggtactgttcatcaagggtaattttgggtaaaaggggctttattttggctagggttttgattaggtttgggtttaaaaactctttgtagcctcatttgagagatcagacaatattgaattttatctgtgagttgagttttctcctcttgttcttgattgaactcttaaacttatcaaaggtaaatcacaacctttgtggcgttcctcttttgtaatctgggttcttgacacgggttcttcaacgggtctagattttaatataatctaggttcttgaaacgggttctcatcgggtctagattctccatccttgacttgatttttggctttcttggggagttttcaaattgattgtgggttcaagggaattaattcccatgggttcatatcacaagtggtttggttagggtttgagatgctgtCAAGCCTAAAACTAATTATTCTTcgcccaatcaaatttctaaGGTTTAAAAAGTTGGATAATAATGGCATAACaaggatttaattaattaatagtatgtgaaagtgatttaatcaagtgattaaacacactACTAGAAATCAGGTTAGAAAGGGTTttgaggccaactttagggtttgggaaaccgtttagggtttcggtttcaaccaaacttttgggatttcaattggattccagcCATTTAGGTTTTGCTAGGATTGAAATCTTTGGTCtgtcacaatttggttgaatagataaaacaaagttttgcttaggtggcataatttcacaccttgatttccttcataaatctatctaatggtttctctttgtgccaagtgtctaataccatcactatgtgtggctaagatcttgccaagtatttaaataaaacttctctaacctaattcgGACATTcaacactgtgattttgaaaacactgcactgcgtgtgcttatcgaggttactattcactccaaaaaaatgcatgaaaacttagtactgaaaaattctaaatattcatattaacctatagtgaaaaatCCTTTACCGAAATTCTACCCTGAAGTGCCCCGAAAaactaatttcacaatttcgaacaacCGTTTCgtccaaaattgaaaatgggttattgcgCCATAgcatcctaaataatcaactgagtctaatggcgaaTACTataacgcattctgacacttctaactgcctcaaataattaaactcatattcctagcaccatagtgagtgattaACACTAACCATGTTGATAGATTAAAACCTGTGCAATTGGtggattcgtaaaaacttatggagttttcacgaggttcctaaaatcAATAGTGGATTTCTAGTGGGTTGTTACAaaacccacatgtccttaggaTCCTTATGCCAGAATATAGGCTTGAATCATTAGCCTTGCATGAGCTTGAATCCTGCAGTTAGAGCTCGGTTTGATACGCATAGATCACAGGAGTCGGAAGTATTAAGACAAGATGACACGTGGCAAACAAGAGAGGAACGTTGATGGATCTCACATCCACAGAGAACAGGACCATTGTTTCGATCTAGGATGTGAGTTGCCAGATGTGATTCGTCAAATGACGGAGACCATGAAGCAGCTGAAGGAAGTAATCTTGCTGGCAGAACCAACAACGCTCGCTGATTGAGAACCGAGGGTGTTCCTACAAGAAGTTCCTAATATATAGATACCCCAATTTCGTGGGAACTGAGGGACCCATGAAGGCTAACAAGTGGCTATTAGATCTCGACAGGACCTTCAAGATCAGCGATTGTACTGAGGAACAGAAGTTACAGAATGCAAAGCACCTGCTGCAGGGTGAAGTTGGAATTTGGTGGGACACCAAGAGACAACTTCTAATTACAGAATTGGGAAATATCACCATTTTGACCTGGGAGAGGTTTAAGGAGGAATTTGACAATCGTTTCGTCCCAAATTCAATGAAGACTCAAAAGGCCCAGGAGTTTGCCACGTTAGTACAAGGCAATCTCACTGTTGAGCAGTATGCTATGAAGTTTATGGAGTTGGGAAGGTTTGCCCCACACTTGATTGCTATTGAGAAAATACAAGCCCAGAAGTTTCAAGCAGGGCTGAATCCTAGAATTCGCAGTTATGTAGCTAGATTTCACATCCACAACTTCTAAGAGTTGGTTAATATGAATACAATAGCGGAGGTGGAACAGTGAAATGTGACAGCTCAGATCAACCTCGAGAGAAGGAGGGCTTCTACCTTCACTGCTGGTAGGAATAATGCTAAGAGGAGGAGGATTATTCAAGGAGCTAACAAGGGAAAAGGCGTTATAATAGCTCCACCTATCACCTGCAAGAAATGTGGAAAGAACCACAGTGGTGAATGTCGTATGGGCCTAGGAGTGTGCTACCGATGCGGACAGTTGGGGCATATGATTCGGGAATGCCCATAGAATGTTCTAGGAGGAAAAAACATTCCTAACAAACGGCCCAATCAGAGCCCACCTACTCAAGCCCGTGTTTATGCCATCACCCTTGGTGATATCAGCGAGGAAATCCCTGAGGACGAGGAAACAAACGTTATCACTGGTATTTTCCTTCAATACCCCTATTTAGAAATTAGCTTTTTAAATAGTTGCTTAGTACTCAGTAGTTGATTACACCTTAGGAAAAATCGCGTTATACGAATACACAGCTTGCGCTTTATTTGACTCCGGCACAACGAAATCGTCTGTATCCATGATGTTTGTGCGTACATGTAACCTACCGACTCAAACACTACCAGAATCTGTAGTAGTATCGATTCTCGATGGAAGCACGATCACCTACACCCGTGTGTTGAGGAAATGTCCTCTGACCCTAAAAGGAAGATTGATGGAAGTTGACCTGATCGTCTTCGATCAACTAGGGTTCGACGTTATACTAGGGATGGACTGGCTGTCCAAACATTGTGCTAGGATAGATTGTCAAAATAAGGAGATAATCTTTGATTAGCCTGAGGGTAGACATATTCATCATACAGGAGGAATGGTGAAGGCTACCCCTTCTCTGATTTCAGCTTTGCAGTCAAGAAAGTGCATCGCTAATGGTGCCATAGCCTACTTAGCCCTCATAATGGAGAGTTTTCGTGATGATAAGGAGATACGAGGGATACCTGTAGTTGAGGAATACCCTAAGGTTTTCATTGACGATCTACCCGGACTACCCCCCGATAGAGAAATCGAGTTCACCATAGAACTAGAACCCACAACAACCCCTGTCCATAAAACCCCTTACCGTATGGCCCCTCTAGAACTGTAGGAGCTAAAAGAACAAATAGAAGAATTACTGGGAAAGGGCTTCATTCGACCTAGttcatcaccttggggagcGCCAGTTCTAtttgttaagaagaaggatggatcattgaggatgtgcattgactattgggaattgaacaaagtaacAGTGAAGAACAAGTACCCGTTACCACGTATCGATGACCTACTAGATCAATTGCAAGCAGCATCAGTGTTCTCTAAGATTGACTTAAGGTCTGGTTATCATCAACTCAAGATTAAGGAGAAGGATATCCCTAAGACGGCATTTCGAACCAGATACAGACATCACGAAGAATTCGTGATGTCCTTTGGTCTAACCAATGCCCCGGCCGCCttcatggatatgatgaacAGAGTATTCAGACCCAATCTGGATAGCTTTGTTGTTGTATTGATTGACGATATATTGATTTATTCAAGCAGCGAAGAAGATCACAAGCAGTATCTTCGTTTACCATTTGTATGCCAAATTCAGTAAGTGCGAGTTTTGGCTTAAGGAGGTAAAATTTTTAGGGCATGTGATTTCAAGCAAAGGAGTATCAGTCGATCCCAGCAAAATTGAAGTTGTAGTAAGCTGGAAGCAACTGACGAATGTGCACGAAATATAGAGTTTTCTGGGATTAGCTGGTTACTATCGGTGATtcgtgatgggaaccaaggtgggcctagtcgtaaagatcatttgcaagtttcagatgggccaattacaagatcaagggccaagaagatcaaggaatcaatgcacggattgatgcaatccacttgggatgaagctagcaagagcccaacactcaagatgggcttgaagaaggagaaccagctttgatccactttattcaagctgtgcaagacatgacttagagatacggcctattgttattggaggcttctaatttggttaaatgatttattttattagtttaaaataagtgggcttgaagatgcttggctcacatgtcttatttcttatgaactatgtttttgggaaggccttgtattttggccaatggcttatttggaaagttacattttaggaactagggtttcaagaggtactgtagccgtactgtagccgcgggtactgtagctagacactgttcatcagggcattttgggtaaaaaggggctttattttggctagggttttaattaggtttagtttaaatactccttgtagctcATTTGAAgggtagacaatattgaattttatttgtgagttgagttttctcctcttgttcttgattgaactcttgaacttatcaaaggtaaatcacaacctttgtggcgttcctcctttgtaatctaggttcttgaaacgggttcttcaatgggtctagattttgatataatctaggttcttgaaacaagttctcatcgggtttaggtttttccatccattgacttgaatttggctttcttggggagttttcaaattgattgtgggttcaaggattttcattcccgcgggttcatatcaatttgtgGAGGGATTCTCTAAGTTGTCAAGACCCTTCACTGCCCTAACTAAGAAGAATGCTAGGTATATCTGAATCGAGAAGTGTGAGCAGAGTTATGTGGAACTCAAGGAAAGGTTCACAACTGCACTGGTACGAGCCCTACCTGAACCTCATAAACCCTATGTAGTATTTAGTGACGCATCCAAATCAGGACTTGGGTGTGTGCTCATGCAAGAGGAATGAATTGTGTCGCCTACGCTTCACAACAACTGAAGCACCATGAGCAGAACTACCCCACCCATGACCTAGAGTTAGCCGCCGTAGTTTTCACCTTAAAGATAtggaggcattatttatatggtgtAAAGTGTGAAATCTACACCAATCACCATGGCCTCAAGTATTTGTTTAACAGCAAAATTTGAATATGAGGCAGAGAAGCTGGTTAGAAACTAGTAGTGACTACCAATGTGAAATTAAGTATCACCCTGGCAAGGCTAATATAGTGGCAGATGCGCTAAGTCGAAAGACGCGAAGGGATAATTCCGCAGGTCTTGCCTCGAAAATAGAGTCTCTTCTGCATAGTATGAGAAGGTTGTTGATCAAGGATCTTCCTGCCGTAGTGTCCCTAACGGCAGTATAAGAAATTGTACCAACAAAATGGGAAGAAGTGAAGAAGCGTCAGATGGAGGATCCCAAATGGGTAGAAATCCGACGAAAGATAGAGAAGAATGAAGGACACGAAGGTTTCACCCAAAAAAATGATGGGTTGCTATACTACAAAGACCAGAAAGTTATCCTAGCTGATGAAGAGATCAGGGATAAGATACTGAGGGAAGCACATCAGACTCCATACACAGCCCACCCAGGGAGCACCAAAATGTATCAAGACTTGGAGCAACACTATTGGTGGGAAGGATTAAAAAGGGACGTAGCATATTATGTTAATAGATGCTCAATATGTAGAACGGTCAAGGCAGAGCATCAAAGGCCCACTGGAGATTTACAACCACTCAATCCTAGAATGGAAATGGGGAGGATATATCCATGGATTTTGTAATTGGATTACCAAGGACCTCAAAGGGAAACAACTCTATTTGGGTCGTGGTCGATCGTTTGACGAAAAGTGTCCACTTTTTGGCAATTAAGAATACCGACCCCATGGAGAAGTTGACTTAGCTGTTTGTTGCTGAAATAGTGCGGTTACATGGAGTCCCAAGGACAATTGTATCAGATAGGGATACACGTTTCACTTCTCATTTTTGGCAAAGCCTTCAAGACGCTCTAGGCacaaaattgaagtttagtagtGCCTATCACCCTCAGACTAATGGGCAGACTGAACGGATGATTCAGACCCTAGAGGACATGCTAAGAGCTTGTGTTTTGCAAGAGAAGGACCAATGGGAAAAGCTCCTGCCATTAATAGAATTTGCCTACAATAATAGCTTCCAAGCCACCATCCAAATGGCACCCTACGAAGTGttatatggaaggaagtgtagatctccCTTATACTGGGACGAAGTAGGAGAATGAAGGACCTATGGTACGGAGATTATTCAAGAGATGAAGGATCAGATCCACCAAATAAGGGAAAGGATGAAGGCTGCCCAGGATAGGCAAAAGAGCTATGCTGATCGTCGAAGAAGGACCCTCGAGTTTGaagttggtgattgggtgatgggacccaaggtgggcctagtcttaaagatcatttgcaaattctagatgggccaattacaagatcaagggccaaaaagatcaaggaagcaatgcacggattggtgcaatccacttgggaagagcccaacactcaagatgggcttgaaacaaggagaaccagctttgatccacttgattcaagctgtggaagacatgacttagagatagggcctattgttattggagacttcaaatttggttaaatgatttattttattagtttagaataagtgggcttaaagatacctggcccacacgtcttattttcaatgaactagggttttcaagaaggccttgtattttggccaagggcgtatttggaaagttacattttaggaattagggtttcaagaggtactgtagcgttactgtagctgcAGGTGCTGTAGatcgacactgttcatcaggggcattttgggtaaaaaggggctttattttggctagggttttaattaggtttagtttaaatactccttgtagcctcatttgaagtttagacaatattgaattttatttgtgagttgagttttctcctcttgttcttggttgaactcttgaacttatcaaaggtaaatcacaacctttgtggcgttcctcctttgtaatctgggttcttgagacgggttcttcaacgggtctagattttaatataatctaggttcttgaaacgggttctcatcgggtctagattctccatccttgacttgatttttggctttcttggggagttttcaaattgattgtgggttcaagggaattcattcacacgggttcatatcattggGTCTATTTTAAAGTATCGCCCATGAAAGGAGTCTTTCGGTTtggaaagaaagggaagttaAGTCCATGATACGTGGGACCATATGAGATTATGGAGAAAGTAGGAGCAGTCGCTTACAGGCTAGATCTTCCCACTGAATTGCAAGAAATCCACAATGTTTTCCATGTATCTTCTCTCAAGAAGAGTTTCGAAAAGCAATTCCCAACCGTTGTTGACACGAGGGATATTTCACTTCAGCCCAACCTAACCTATGAGGAAGTTCCAATTCAGATCACTGATTGGAAGGATAAGGAACTACGGAATCGTAAAATCCCCTTGGTTAAGGTTTTGTGGCGAAATCATGATGTTGAAGAGGCCACATGGGAAAAAGAAGCTGACATGAGAAGCAAATACCCTTATTTGTTTGGCATGTGACTTGTTTAGCATCGCATCATGGCATAGCCCCGAGCGATAGCGCGATTGGTGAGTCGACACTCAAACGCTTACCCATTGCATGTTTTATTTGACCctgatttcgaggacgaaatcttgttttaaggggggggaggatgtaacaccccacttaattAACCCTTATgtactctagattaggcttttaatGCTGATACTTAGTGTAAATGAGCTAAGGATTACAGAGccaagcccattagtaattttggtgaggtTTTTTAGAACCCAAatgcattcatgggcctagcccaaaaaaaccttgaaccaagcaCTTAGGAAATCAAGGCTAGTTTTGGCCAAAGTATAGGAAAGTATAAGACATTTGGTGTCGATTGGACCCTGGCCCTTTTCAAGCCCATATGGCCCAAAGtcatgtttggactcattttaccattcaaagaccaaaggtCCAATGCACCATACCATTAGTTTCCTTAATCCCAAATGATATGAATCCGAAggaatagaatcccttgaacccacaatcaactTGAAAACTcctcaagaaagccaaaatcaagtcaacggATGGAAAACCTTGACCCGATGAGAAtgcgtttcaagaacctagattatattaaaatctagacccgttgaagaacccgtctcaacacacaaataaaattcaatattgtctaaccttccaaagaggctacaaggagtatttaaactaaacctaatcaaaaccctagattacaaaggaggaacgccacaaaggttgtgatttacctttgataagttcaagagttcaatcaagaacaagaggaggaaactcaactcacaaataaaattcaatattgtctaaacttaaaatgaggctataaggagtatttaatctaaatctaattaaaaccctagccaaaataaagccacttTAACTCGAAAAGCCAATTTAAAAGCAATTTTcaattcatcaccctctttcattctaatagATGGTActcacttttaagatcaattttactgaaaatgtACGAGCCATGCatttcatcaagcatatcatccaatctaggaatgggatggcgatactttaccgtgatattgttgaccgccttgcaatcaacgcacatcctccacatTCCATCCTtatttggcactagtagcactagtactacacaagggctcatgcgaccctcacgtaccccttgctcatcaaatcctcaacttgcctctaaAGCTCCTTTGTCTTGTCTGAATTATTCCTATAGGCTGGttggtttggaatagcagccttgggaacaaaatcaatctgatgctcaatgcctctaacgGATGgtaactcatttggcatctccttcgggaatacatcctcaaacacttgtaacaaagaaacagccaaactaggaagagactggttagtttcatcaagattaagataagactctttatagacaagaaaaatcatagggcgatctgcttcatcccaagtgttggcccttgatcttgtaattggcccatctgaaacttacaaaggatctttaagagtagggcTACCTTGGTTCCCAAcgccaaatcacactcaaagtgcccaaattaagttttgagaattggctaaggccattaaccatcatacttgaggttagtgcactttaagccatgctttgaagcttaatcatacttaatcttttcttaaactttttaattcaaattttcttgaattaatactcccttaaaccatgattagaccatgttGATACCCTAActaaaccattccacatgtcattaagaaaaataacataacaagcccaaaccttgcttcaatcggtttttgtgcattgccctttgtaatgcttgcaCTGTTTTGTCcttgggcccaacatttttgtggtttgtcctcaatggtaatatggtccttaaacacctcatgagaccctccaaaactcagtttgagccttggacgaaattggttgcatcaaccaactcaaagagcCAAACCGGGTACACcttgatctagtttgtgtatgaACCATTTGGactcatgaaggattttgactcatttttgctgcccaaaaagatccaaaaccaaactgattttctaccaccacaaaaccaccttcatccacctattttcaagggtggtttgacggatcttctgccatccaaatgatATACCCCATGACCTGGAGTCATTAACAAGACCCTTGCAGCTACTGTGAAGAGTAattccctccccttctcatttcacccacaccacagctccaagcatcagcttgagacttgagagtatttccccctcttagagatcaaaagagtgcaaactaAGAAAGGCagtctagagtgcttggaaggccacgaaatgtgtaagttttcttccttttgatcttagctagcatgtAAACCTTTGTTTCCAGGTAttggtatgaaatttggttgagttttgagaaggttatgatgcttaatggaAAACCGGGTCAgttaaaggaaggtttgaatgattgaatatttttaattggaaatttagctatgcaTATCcaaagcatgatttgatatgatctatcattatcctaacatgattatggaagtttaaatttgtgattagaagcatgtcatgataggttttaaatctatcttgttttgatcatcaatcATGAATCGATTTTAAGCATATtcgtgattaaggatttctttagctttgattaagtgttgggatgaactttaTTACTCAAGaattagacttcataatgtccctaaagattttagtgatcattaatgattaaagaaaatctcatattgatatgaacccgtgggaatgaattcccttgaacccacaatcaatttgaaaactccccaagaaagccaaaaatcaagtcaaggatggagaatctagacccgatgagaacccatttcaagaacctagattatattaaaatctagacccgttgaagaacccgtctcaagaacccagattacaaaggaggaacgccacaaaggttatgatttacttttgataagttcaagagttcaatcaagaacaagaggagaaaactcaactcacaaataaaattcaatattgtctaaccttcaaatgaggctacaaggagtatttaaacagtgtcacgctacagaatccgcggctacagtatggctacagtaacgctatagtacctcttgaaaccctaattcctaaaaagtaactttccaaataagcccttggccaaaatacaaggcattcttgaaaactctagttcattgaaaataagacgtgtgagccaggcatc
This genomic interval from Juglans microcarpa x Juglans regia isolate MS1-56 chromosome 4D, Jm3101_v1.0, whole genome shotgun sequence contains the following:
- the LOC121260159 gene encoding uncharacterized protein LOC121260159, with the translated sequence MEKVGAVAYRLDLPTELQEIHNVFHVSSLKKSFEKQFPTVVDTRDISLQPNLTYEEVPIQITDWKDKELRNRKIPLVKVLWRNHDVEEATWEKEADMRSKYPYLFGM
- the LOC121260158 gene encoding uncharacterized protein LOC121260158, with protein sequence MKANKWLLDLDRTFKISDCTEEQKLQNAKHLLQGEVGIWWDTKRQLLITELGNITILTWERFKEEFDNRFVPNSMKTQKAQEFATLVQGNLTVEQYAMKFMELGRFAPHLIAIEKIQAQKFQAGLNPRIRSYNVLGGKNIPNKRPNQSPPTQARVYAITLGDISEEIPEDEETNVITGGMVKATPSLISALQSRKCIANGAIAYLALIMESFRDDKEIRGIPVVEEYPKVFIDDLPGLPPDREIEFTIELEPTTTPVHKTPYLKNKYPLPRIDDLLDQLQAASVFSKIDLRSGYHQLKIKEKDIPKTAFRTRYRHHEEFVMSFGLTNAPAAFMDMMNRVFRPNLDSFVVVLIDDILIYSSSEEDHKQYLRLPFVCQIQ